A window from Malania oleifera isolate guangnan ecotype guangnan chromosome 7, ASM2987363v1, whole genome shotgun sequence encodes these proteins:
- the LOC131159688 gene encoding calcium-binding allergen Bet v 3: MEKRSVLKKSTSSFRLRCPSLNSLRLRRIFDIFDANADGIITVAELGRALNLLGLDADLAELRSIVASFIQPGNAGLRYEDFEALHRSLGDAFFGVEEEDDDDAATAGDCAAEKLKQEESDLTEAFKVFDEDGDGYISAQELQIVLGKLGLPEAREIERVQQMIVSVDRNCDGRVDFFEFKDMMRRSVLVRN, encoded by the coding sequence ATGGAGAAACGCAGCGTTTTGAAGAAGTCGACGTCCTCGTTCCGCCTCCGCTGCCCCAGTCTCAACTCCCTCCGCCTCCGCCGCATCTTCGACATCTTCGACGCCAACGCCGACGGCATCATCACTGTCGCCGAGCTCGGCCGCGCTCTCAATCTCCTCGGCCTCGACGCCGACCTCGCCGAGCTCCGCTCCATCGTCGCCTCCTTCATCCAGCCGGGAAACGCTGGCCTCCGCTACGAGGACTTCGAAGCGCTCCACCGGTCCCTCGGCGACGCCTTCTTCGGCGTCGAGGAGGAGGACGACGACGATGCCGCCACCGCCGGGGACTGCGCCGCGGAGAAACTGAAGCAGGAGGAGTCGGATCTGACGGAGGCGTTCAAGGTTTTCGACGAGGACGGGGACGGGTACATATCAGCGCAGGAATTGCAGATAGTGTTGGGGAAATTAGGATTGCCGGAAGCTAGAGAGATCGAGAGAGTTCAGCAGATGATCGTCTCGGTCGATCGCAACTGCGACGGCCGCGTTGATTTCTTTGAATTCAAGGATATGATGCGCCGGAGCGTTCTGGTCCGGAATTAA